A single region of the Triticum dicoccoides isolate Atlit2015 ecotype Zavitan chromosome 2B, WEW_v2.0, whole genome shotgun sequence genome encodes:
- the LOC119367522 gene encoding protein STRICTOSIDINE SYNTHASE-LIKE 4-like codes for MAPGGFFGTAAVAVVLSLAVHVAFHCPIQPLPSPPSPARLPPNNLLQGLEKLGEGRLSGPEDVYIDAAAGGTLYTATRDGWLQRMQPNGSWEQWRFVGGTDLLGIAPSADGSMLVCDAHKGLLKAEEGRVTILASTVEGSTIRFADAVIEASDGAVYFSDGSARFGFGEWFLDYLEARPTGRLLKYDPGTGKASVALDNLAFANGVALSRDEAFLVVCESWGFRCSKLWLKGDKAGQKETFVDNLPGSPDNIHLAPDGSFWIALLQLRSPWMDLITRWTLTKRVVASIPALHEPIKATAKGAMVAQVSEDGEIIRVLDDSQGKVIHFITSVSEFDGHLFLGSLSTNFLGKLSLAKVPQVQAAVSS; via the exons ATGGCGCCGGGCGGTTTCTTCGGCACGGCGGCGGTGGCCGTGGTCCTGTCGCTGGCGGTCCACGTCGCGTTCCACTGCCCCATCCAgccgctcccgtcgccgccgtcgcccgcgcGGCTCCCTCCCAATAACCTCCTCCAG GGGCTGGAGAAGCTCGGGGAAGGGCGGCTGAGCGGGCCGGAGGACGTCTACATCGACGCGGCGGCGGGCGGGACGCTGTACACGGCGACGAGGGACGGGTGGCTGCAGAGGATGCAGCCCAACGGGTCGTGGGAGCAGTGGCGGTTCGTCGGGGGCACGGACCTGCTCGGGATCGCGCCCTCCGCCGACGGCAGCATGCTCGTCTGCGACGCTCACAAG GGATTACTTAAAGCTGAGGAGGGTCGCGTGACCATTCTTGCATCCACGGTCGAAGGGTCCACGATCAGGTTTGCCGACGCCGTGATAGAGGCGTCCGACGGCGCGGTCTACTTCAGCGACGGGAGCGCCAGGTTCGGCTTCGGCGAGTGGTTCCTCGACTACCTCGAGGCCCGCCCCACCGGCCGGCTCCTCAAGTACGACCCCGGCACCGGCAAGGCGTCCGTCGCGCTCGACAATCTTGCCTTCGCCAACGGCGTCGCCCTGTCGCGGGACGAGGCCTTCCTCGTCGTCTGCGAGTCCTGGGG GTTCAGATGCTCCAAGCTGTGGCTGAAAGGCGACAAGGCTGGCCAGAAGGAGACCTTCGTCGACAACCTTCCGGGGTCTCCGGATAACATCCATCTAGCACCAGACGGCTCCTTCTGGATCGCCCTTCTCCAG CTAAGGTCGCCATGGATGGACCTGATCACCCGCTGGACCTTGACCAAGAGGGTCGTCGCGTCGATCCCGGCGCTTCACGAACCCATCAAGGCGACGGCAAAGGGAGCGATGGTGGCTCAGGTGTCGGAGGACGGTGAGATCATCCGTGTGCTCGACGACTCCCAAGGGAAGGTGATCCACTTCATCACTTCCGTGTCGGAGTTCGATGGGCATCTGTTCTTGGGAAGCCTTTCCACgaacttcctggggaagctgtctctGGCGAAGGTGCCACAGGTGCAGGCGGCAGTTTCATCCTAG